One genomic segment of Chitinophaga sancti includes these proteins:
- a CDS encoding bifunctional aldolase/short-chain dehydrogenase, with protein sequence MIQSVNFKHVSYLWDEEKAAALAGDEVGLLIYRSNLLGADLRLTNYGGGNTSCKAMAKDPLTGKQTEVMWVKGSGGDLGTLKRSGLAALYVDRLHSLENIYKGIQMEDEMVELFNHCIYDLKSKAPSIDTPLHGFLPFKHIDHLHPDAAIAIAAAKDGERITQELFNGTIGWVPWQRPGFDLGLQLRQCLQENPGIRGIMLGSHGLFTWGDTAYESYINTLEVIERCASYLEDNYNKKRPVFGGAKSTPAAPEVRKKQAAALAPVLRGLCSGHTRMIGHFTDDPRVLEFINSNDLDRLAPLGTSCPDHFLRTKISPLVLDLDPQASLDDAATVKQQLEPAFAAYRQMYTEYYNTCRHDNSPALRDPNPVVILYPGIGMFTFSKDKQTARVAAEFYINAINVMKGAEAISEYTALPRQEAFDIEYWLLEEAKLQRMPKPKALSGRIALITGSAGGIGKAIAKKFADEGACVVINDNDAGRLEKAKVEFQNQYGPDVFAAAILDVTKSADINEAFAVGALAFGGVDLVVNCAGLSISKPLEAHTEKDWDLLYDVLVKGQFLVTQAGVAIMRKQDMGGDVLNIVSKNALMSGPNNAGYGSAKAAQLHLSRLNAAELGKDNIRVNVINPDAVIADSKIWEGDWAAGRAKAYGISVEELPGYYAKRTLLNQIILPEDIANACFALTGGLLNKSTGNVVNVDGGVATAFVR encoded by the coding sequence ATGATTCAGTCTGTAAATTTCAAGCACGTAAGCTACTTATGGGATGAGGAAAAGGCCGCCGCACTGGCTGGTGACGAAGTAGGCCTGTTAATCTACCGCTCTAACCTCCTGGGCGCAGATCTTCGCTTAACAAATTACGGAGGTGGTAACACTTCCTGCAAAGCCATGGCCAAAGACCCGCTTACCGGAAAACAAACAGAAGTGATGTGGGTAAAAGGCTCGGGTGGTGACCTCGGCACCCTCAAACGTAGCGGACTCGCCGCTTTGTACGTAGACCGCCTCCACAGCCTCGAAAATATTTACAAAGGCATTCAGATGGAAGATGAAATGGTAGAACTCTTCAACCATTGCATCTACGATCTTAAATCCAAAGCCCCTTCTATCGATACTCCCCTGCATGGCTTCCTGCCATTTAAACATATCGATCACCTGCATCCGGATGCTGCCATCGCTATCGCAGCAGCCAAAGACGGTGAACGCATCACACAGGAGCTCTTTAACGGCACCATCGGTTGGGTACCCTGGCAGCGCCCCGGCTTCGACCTCGGCCTTCAACTCCGCCAATGTCTGCAGGAGAACCCGGGTATCAGGGGCATCATGCTCGGCTCTCACGGCCTCTTCACCTGGGGGGATACCGCCTACGAAAGCTATATCAATACCCTCGAAGTAATTGAGCGTTGCGCTTCTTACCTCGAAGATAATTATAACAAAAAACGCCCTGTATTCGGTGGTGCTAAAAGTACTCCTGCCGCTCCTGAAGTACGTAAAAAACAAGCCGCTGCACTGGCACCTGTTTTACGTGGACTTTGCTCCGGCCATACCCGTATGATCGGGCACTTTACCGATGATCCGCGCGTATTGGAGTTTATTAATTCCAACGACCTCGACCGACTGGCACCATTGGGTACCAGCTGTCCTGACCACTTCCTGCGTACTAAAATCAGTCCGCTGGTGCTGGACCTGGATCCACAGGCATCACTCGATGACGCAGCTACTGTAAAACAACAACTGGAGCCTGCATTTGCAGCTTACCGCCAGATGTATACTGAGTACTACAACACCTGCCGTCATGATAACAGCCCCGCACTACGTGATCCTAATCCGGTAGTGATCCTCTATCCTGGTATCGGTATGTTTACTTTTTCAAAAGATAAACAAACTGCCCGCGTAGCTGCTGAATTTTATATCAACGCTATCAACGTAATGAAAGGCGCAGAAGCTATTTCTGAATACACCGCCTTACCCCGCCAGGAAGCATTTGATATAGAATACTGGTTGCTCGAAGAAGCAAAACTGCAACGTATGCCTAAGCCGAAAGCTTTATCTGGTCGCATTGCCCTGATAACAGGCAGCGCTGGTGGTATCGGTAAAGCAATTGCTAAGAAATTCGCTGACGAAGGCGCCTGCGTTGTCATCAATGATAACGATGCCGGCCGTCTTGAAAAAGCAAAAGTCGAATTCCAGAACCAATACGGCCCCGATGTATTTGCTGCAGCTATACTCGACGTGACTAAATCTGCTGATATCAATGAAGCATTCGCTGTAGGCGCCCTGGCATTTGGTGGGGTAGACCTCGTGGTAAACTGCGCTGGTCTGTCTATCTCCAAACCACTGGAAGCACATACCGAAAAAGACTGGGATCTGCTGTATGATGTACTGGTAAAAGGTCAGTTCCTCGTTACGCAGGCTGGTGTAGCAATCATGCGTAAACAGGACATGGGTGGCGATGTGCTGAACATCGTAAGCAAAAACGCCCTCATGAGTGGTCCTAACAATGCGGGATATGGTTCTGCTAAAGCTGCACAGCTACACCTGAGCCGCCTCAATGCCGCTGAATTAGGAAAAGACAATATCCGTGTAAACGTAATCAACCCTGATGCTGTGATCGCTGATAGTAAAATATGGGAAGGGGATTGGGCTGCAGGTCGTGCCAAAGCATATGGCATCTCTGTAGAAGAACTGCCTGGTTACTACGCAAAACGTACCCTGCTCAATCAGATCATATTACCTGAGGATATAGCCAACGCCTGCTTCGCACTGACTGGTGGCTTGCTGAACAAGTCAACCGGAAATGTGGTGAATGTGGATGGCGGTGTGGCGACAGCATTTGTAAGATAA